AGAAATTGTCTAATGTTCTTTGCTCCTGTGGTttcaaaaaaaggacaaaatcatCTAGTTttactgtattattattttctttccatttgagaGTAAAATTTCTTGCATACAtctactaaattatttttaaagcttctctCCCATCCCTTTTTGTCATTCATTCACCACGGTAGGTTTcagtgaagagaaaggaagacagggGAGTAGAGTGATGGGGTTAGGAGAGCATGATTTGAGAACAAAGATGGCGGTCTGGACTAGCATGAAAACACTTGCCATAGCTTTTCCAACAGGCTCAGCACAAAGCCAGAAGATGAGTAAAACCCAGATCCCAGCTTCTTACTTGGGAGGGAAACAGTTGGACCATGCATCCAACATTCTAGCTCTTCTGGGACTTTCCAAGGGCCTATCTTCTGTCTCAATTGTCTCAAAGTACTGACAAGACCAATCATACTGTAGATGCCTGAAGGCTGCTAAGAAAAAGGTGGCAGCTGGGACTAGCATGAAGGTTTGAGAAGCCCACAGAACCTGACCACACTGATTGCTTAGGGTCTTCTGTATGAGGCAAGTCTGTGAAGACTAAGAAAGATGGTTATTTTTTCTACTGCACAGATACCAATACACAGAGTAAGGAAAGAAGTAGTAACAGAGAAACGTTGcccaaacaaagaaataagacagAGCTCCAAAGTGTGGTCTCCAGACCAGTCACATCattatcacctgggaacttattaaaaatacaaattcttagGCCCCATCCCAGCTGGACCGAATCAGAACTgtgagagtgggggtggggcccagcaatctgttaTAACactctccaggtgattttgatataCACCAGAGTTTGAGAACTCAGTAATGGGCTTTTTGGCTACTCAGATTTGTGCTAGGAGCCATGGGAAAATGCTTCTTAAGAACCCACACCTGGCTGAATTAGTACTATTGATCATGGTAAATAACAGCCATCTTATTTGCTAGATAGCTGAGGGGAAGGGCATTGTCCTCAAGAACTGAGGAAAAATGGATCCTGTTTCTTCTCTGTGTGAGAGCTTTACCAAGATCAGCTTGAGTACCTACAGGTGCGCTTCTCTGAAAGACTCTCTTGTTGGTTGATTTCAGGTCCACAGCCGTCTGTAAACACCGACCTCTACAGTGGAGCTCGGCGGGTGTGCAGGGCCTTCTCTGCCCTTGTGGATCAAATCACCTTGCCCAGCTGGAAGTGAAAAGGGGTCCAGGCTCAAAGACCCACTGATGTGATGGCAAAATGCATTTTCATATCTGTATCAGAAGAATTAAGTCTTCTACTTTGCTGTCAACAGTTGTTAACTATGAAgaagagaagttttattttttaatctccctAGTCACGTATCTTAGTTTTTCAGTTCAGAGGAAAGCCTTGAGGAGGAGGGTCGGGCATGGGtagtggagggagagggaaagaagcgGCAGAATCAGATCCCGCTGTACTGAGTTTTCATCTCAGGGCGATTCTTCCTGTGAATACCTTGGCAGTGACATTCAAGTGTGTGATTGGCAGAAATGCATGCAACTGTCTTCTTCAAGTTTCATTTAAATTACTGCATTGATGACCTAATTTTCTATCTGGATGTTCCTGCTGGAGAACAGTCTTGGCAaagaactaaatacacacacacacacacacacacacacacgaatgtttgtaaaactggtgaaatctgaataaattctGAATTATACTAATGTCAGTTTCCTGATTGTGATACTATACTATAGTGATGCTAGATGTtcccattgggggaaactggatgAAGAGTGTATCGAtgtctctgtattatttcttacaactttaAATGAATCAACaagtatctcaaaataaaaaaaaaaaatgtgaacttttGTCTCTAAAACCCCACATTCAATGAGTTTCACCAAAGCACCTGTGTGCCTCCTTTCTCTGCATGTTGGATTAGGTTATAGATGTTTTACTTAATGTCCaaagtaatagctaacattttttgacTGTTAGAACATTTAGTTTCTAAGCACTCTATATTAATAGATACTAAGTCATTCCTCACAACAAACCAAGGAAGTCAGTGTCTCATtgtatgagaaaactgaaacataaAGAGGTttaataacttgtccaaagtcacttGGCCACTACTTGATGGAGTTGGAATTTGAATCCAGCTCCTGAGCCTGGACTATAACCACTACTCTGTAAATATTGTTGTAATTTCAAGGTTTTTGCTTATTCCTTTGATCTGCAGCTATATTTAGAAAGGCtgtgaattttgatttttataatctgTAAGTCCTAGTACTGTTtacagaatgaaataatgtcccaTTGGATATAATTAGGATTAATCTCCCTGTTCAACCTcatcctaatttttttctttttgagacaaggtctcactctgttgccctggctggagtacagtggcatcatcatagctcacttcaacctcagactcctgggctcaagtgatcctcctgcctcagcctcccatgtagctgggactattgatgtgtaccaccacacccagctaattcttctattttttgtagagacagggttttgcagttgctcaggctggtcttgaactcctggcctcaagtgatcctcccacctctgcctcccaaagtgctaggattgcaggaggaaaccactgtgcctggcttcatcctaatattttttaatttgcttttcagcctatcataaagtttttattttggttttgtcatTTAATGTATTCACTCTCCTTACCTCATCCCAGTTTGTTCCTTACAAGTTTGATAAGCATGCCTTGACCAGCAAGctacagcccatgggccaaattcTGCTCATTGCCTATTTTGAGCACACTGTGAGCTAAGAGTGgttgttacatttttttaaatgattcaaaaagtcaaaagaataatattttgtgacagcTGAAAATTGTAtggattcaaatttcagtgtccataaacaatattttattggaacataactatgctcattcatttctgtattatGATAACTGCTTTTGTTCTACCAAGGCAGAATTGATTAGTTGCGACAGAGACTGGCCCACAAAGCCTAGACTATTTACTACCTGACCATTTACAGAAATGTTTTGCCAACCCCTGCTGTGGAGTTCCAAGGTGAGGGAAGAACAAAGGGCAGGCTCTTCTGCAAGCTCATTCTCCAACTGTGGCATCTTTCAACCATTTGTAAGAGGTAATGAATTTATGTGATGGTTTTAAGGAATGTGatgaaaaatattagaagaagTAGCAGGAAAGCAAAATCATGAgcttatatgtagaaaaagtaGTCAAAGGGCAGCAGCTTTTTAGTGTACTCATTCTCTTAACCTACCGAAAGCTGAGGCTGGGCCTTCTCCCCAGCTTTCCCAAGGCTTCCTTTCTAATCCTCAGatgaaactttgttttttatactAACCCTTTTGATAAAATTTCTCGCTTAGGGAGGGCCCTTAGCCTTCAATGAAAACATTACAGAGGCTTCCTTTGGACCTGGAAAAACCAAAGAAATTGCTAACATACCTGAAATTCAAACTGGCTGTCAATCACTAGTTATACTAGAATGATTGGAGAGTTGGGAATACTTAGAGATAAAAATAGCATTGTGTCTGGAACTCAAATAAATTTGCTAATTGTACTTCCTACTGTAAACTTTGTTCAAGCCTGGtcctttttcagaaaaaaattatttaagggtGCTTCTCTTATAATGTTCatcttacttttattttgctttttaacacAAAGTGTAACCACCTATAGAGTATTTAATCAAATAGCAAATATGCTAATTGGAACATAATTTATACCTATTTATACTTCCACTATTTTATTACAGGTTGGACATCATTAGTAGCacattaaacattgaaataaagaGACTTCAATAACATTGCCTGGGGTCCGGagcttttattaattttgtttccatTAGAAGTATGCTttatttgccagtattttgttttatttatttatttatttatttatttttttgcttcattCAGCATTCAAAAATATTCTCTCAAACAAGATTCAGGTATCACAGATTTATCAGTAGctgttaattaattaatatagtcCTTTATGTGCCTGTGTGCATAAGCAGTCCAGTGGTTAATAGCTTGGAAGTCATGCAGTGTATTCAAGTTAAATGTATGGCACTCTAGTTCATTAACAATGTCAAGCATCCCCCAAAAGATTATTAAATGAATACAAACAATCTGAGTCTCCTGAAGTCATCTTTGGAAATTATTTAACTCTTTTAGACTGTGAGATGGTCTGGCAAGAATGTCATCGTTTGAAGAAACATGCTAGCAGCCTAAAAGAACAAAGCTTTAAATAAGCACGTGGAAAGAATTTGGCTTAATGTCTTTCTCTGGACATTCCCACCATTTAAAATAAGTGAATCATCAATagttaagaaaaattatacttttatatatgtatatgtacttttttttaaattccaaggcATGAGTTAAGCTCTGAGGttagattattttctctttgtttccaggTTCACTTTTCCAATGAATCTAGACCCACTCCTGCGCACATGCATGTTTATCAAATCTTCAATCAACTCTTTCTTCTTTAGGAAAGGGGTTCTTAGGAGCTGGAAATGTATTCCtgaaagcagagaaaaggaaCTTCATAAGATTaccaaattattttcaggttaattaaatatcaataaattatttttagaaagaacataTGATGTTTCTGCCACTCtagttctatataaatttattGAAGGGTATATTTGCAAATTTGTATTTATGCAAGGTTTTGTGTCTATATAGTTTAGTTATATaatctaaattaaataaattataataaatacatttttccttgTCAATTAATTTCCATTAATTGCATTTgctaaaatatttgattaaaaaagtaaaaatggtcgctatataattttaatatagaactataaggaaaaaattttaaccGCCCATAATATAATCTTCTAGAGATATGCATGGTTTTGTGATACATACtttataccataatttatttaaccattacCCTATTGTGgggcatttagattatttccagattttctgttgctataaataATATGGTAATGAATAGCCTGGCACTGTATCATCAGCTGCATCTCTGAGTGTTTCTCAGAATAGATTTCTAGATAGGTAACTTTTGAGTACGTGGCTTAGGAAATTTCTTGGAGTGGGTAAAGTAGAAAACAAGCATTTGTGAATCTAATTATTTATGTTTCTGAAgcattgttttctctcttgtgtttaatgtttaaaaaataagcactATGAACATTTGCCAGGTAGTGGGACAGCAACTGCAAATACTATCaaattataaatctaaatttaaattttcttatcgtacaggaaaagaaagacacaatTTTTCTAGAACATACAAACTGCCAGGCTCAGGAAGGCAAGTTTTTCTGTCTCTCGGTGGCAGAGCAAGGTTTGTTAAAGGAAGAGCCCATCATTTTTGACACAAACAAGGatgtactttaaaatttcttcattgacaTTGAAGCCTTTAGTAACTCATGAGTTAACTTCAATTCTGTTATTTTCTATATTGGAATTATCATTGTACTCTTTCCCTGAATCAATTAATACTGCCCCCCCCccgcttctctctctctctcttctttgacATAATCCATCAGATTTGGTGGTTAATCCTGAGTACATCCTCTTCACACCTTCCTTTGGATACTTCGCCATTCAGCTATTAGCCCTTGTCTTTCTAGACTAAATAACAATGATCTTTAGAGTCTTTTCTTGTAATGACATCTCTAGCCCTCTTATTTCTAAGCCTCCTGTTTCTGCTCATTATTATAAACAGCCATGGTGCCCAGGTCATCACCTAGCTCAGTCAACTGTCCTTGGGGTGAAGTTCTTCCAGGTTCTTCCCATAGTTAAATAAGTGGTTTTTATAGCATCACAGAACATTAGagcagagaaaatgaagagaCTTTATGGGTCATCTACTTCTTTCTATAGgcttctttttcaaataaagaaactgagggcTAAATAAGTTAATTAACTCCCTCAAGGTGACATAGCTATTTGACACCTTCTGTTTTCAAATTTGTTGAACCAATATTAACAATatgatatattaacatataaaattatataatcttaTGTGCTTAACAAAGCATAATTCAAAGTAAGATTTTGCAAGTTCATGTAAACTATTTGATTTGAGGACATCAAAATAACAAGAACATTTTGGCATATTAGGTAGACACTTATTTCGGTTCTTCTTTGCTTTTGCCCTGATGATGTGATTTCACTGAGAACTATAGAGGGACAAACGCCTCTTCACCTTCACTCCCATCCCAACCTGACAACATATTATTTCCTGGggacaaaagcaaaaattattgCAGGATTCATGCGGGTACATCCAGAGCCCAGTTGAGCCACTAGAGATTTAATCGAGCCTCTTGAAATGAAATCTCAATGTTCCTGCAACTATTTAACTTCTCGACGTGGTGTCTCCTTGACCCAAGGCTCTCTTTGACTGTGACTATACAAACCAGATGGAAAGTCTTGTTTTCTGATCTGCAAACAATTGTTTGTGtcaaacattaaaataacttCAGTAAAGTGAAATGCTCACTCCTGCCACTTGGCTACTTGCATAGTAACTCTCCCTAAAGTTTGCAGACCAGCTGAGTCAATAGTAACTCTGTAGCAAGATGAAGGAAGTAGCTTCCAAAGCTGAAGCTGTCTTGGAGAAcgatttcataaatatatatataattaatacatatttaacattttaatgttcagctgaatacaaataatattattttcatttgttctgtAGACTTTTTTTTAGTTATTCAAGGTGAgtgaaagatagaaaaaaatgttgataataatTTGAGTAAGACAGCTAAATATGATAAGAATGGAAGAGGCTCTACAGACTACTCTTAGCagtacagaagaagaaaatatatggtcCTTACTGGTGCTGATGCCTAGGAAGcttctgttcaaaatattttttaaatattggtaacCAACATTTAAAGAGATTCCTTTTGTATTTCTACTTTAGTAGCAAAGCTgctgaaagaatattttttctaaaaaaagaaattggtttAAGTTACAataacatttaccaaaataataAACTTATCTATAAATAATAGCAGTGAAACACCAGCAAGTAAATCATGAGAATTTTTAGCTACTGAGGTTAAAGCAAACTAGATATATAAAAGCTCTACAATATCTTAGGAAAGGGTTAGCACTAGAACTATTACTGTTAGCTGCTGTCTTAATACCGAGATTATAGGAATTTATAACAATTCTCACAATGAAATgtacaaatgtaaaaattagttATTCCTCAGTTTTCCACTGATGCATAAATAATTCTAAAGAGTTAGTGCCACCCAAACAGCCCTTGCTACAAGGTTTTGGGAAACTCATTGGTTGAAATAACACCAAGAAAGGAATCTGAATAGTGTTCAGGCTTCTCCCTGCTTACTCACAGGGGCTTACTCACCTTCATTCTAATTCTATAAGGGATTCTTTTTCTATGTCCCCAAAGAAGCCTACAAGTGAGTATagtgtttattttcataaaaatctctaaatttGTAGCAAGTTCCAATTTACTAAACATTAATTACTCAGCTTGCTGGAAGTTAATTACTCATTTGAGAATCATTAAAAAAGCAATAAGAAGTGAATCTGCATGTCATCTGACTTTTTTTACTCTTTACTTCATCAACTAAGTACCTCTCAAAGAGTCTCTCCATTTACATGAAagcaatgtttgtttgtttgctcgcTTGCTTCAATTTAAAAGGGACAAGAGTTTGTGTATTGCAGATGTTCCCCAGGCTTATATTCAAGTCTTCCCAATTCTACAGCAAGCAAACATCAGGTTATGACTGCCAATGTTCAAGCCAATAGCCAAAAAAATGTTGATCTTGGGGCATCCCCTTACACTTTTATATTGTATTTGGGGAAGCATGCTTTTCCTTACTGAATCTTTTCCTATCTGAATCTTCCTTGCTGCTGTTCACATAAAGTATAAGGACGAGGATAATATGTTGATATAAACAACTATTATGAAATACAAAGGAACTACTATCTTCCTATCACTGGTGTATGTTCTTGAGGTTCATCCCTTGAGAGGAATTCCCTCAATTCCCTTGCAATTGGATTTCCCTAAAGCCAGTTCCCTCTTTCTCACAATTCAGAACATTCATACTTGATTGATCCTTTCAAAAGACATGGGAAGTGGGGATAACTACCTTGTTTACTCCCTGTGTTCTGTGGCTGTACTGCTGagattttctcttcctctgcagCCAATTGCCTTCTTCCTAAACCATGGTTCCTGGAGAGAACACAGTCCACATAGATGTCCCAGAAGAGTTGGGACAGATCCCAAAACAGTGCCCCATGCTTCAAGTTCTCAGATGACTTCAGGTAGATCATAAAATCCCAGAAGCCTAAAACAGTGTTGGAAATGCGAGGCTTCCACATTTCCAGGAGAAGCATTGAGGAGGATTCCCAGCACTGAGGATCAGCTTGATTAAGAGCCAGCAGGTCTGTCTGGCTATGACAGAAGAAAGGAGACACACAGCACATTCCCACAATGAGCAGGGAACAGGTGAGGCTCAAGGAGCAGTGGATCCCTCCTCTGTTCCCAGGATTGGCCATGGCTCTGAAACTGTACaggatgaaaatatttcatatcagTCCCTGCTTATGCTCCcttcaacagagaaaataagtatGCTCTTAAGAACCTTATTTTCAGCAAAGGACACACACCATTTTTACTAGGTAGAGAAAGTCTTAGCCTAGCTCCCATATCACAAGTCCCATTCTATCTAAAATGACTCATTGCTAAGACAGGCAGTGGGTGTAAAATCAAGATATTTAGGCTGAGAAATATTTGCTCCTAAGAAGTGTTCCTTTGTAAGATGAATACGTGAACCTGTTTTTCCCTGgtacaaaagaatataatttaaaagagtattaagtaaacatttaaaatcttgatACATGGTTTTAATTATTCTATAACATCTTAATTACTCCTAGCTAGCCAGCCTACTCTAGGACTCTTATGCaattaataatttgaatatattttacctTTGAATGCATTTCTATTAACagtgacttttaattttttaaaaatgacatcacaatcataaaatgttataacaaaaataaacacaacataGTGTGCTAAAAGTGTGGATGAATACATGGGGGACCAATGGGGCATATCTTCAGCCCATTAGAGTAGAATCAATAGACATTTTACAAACATCTAAAATGTTCTGCAAATCTGGTATAACTTTcataaagactatttttttctaatttctctcttcttgctaTAAATctcaaggatttttaaaaaattatctgtctCTTATTCAACTTTTCTGGCCCTCTATGCCTGTTGCAATAAAATCAAAGCATCCAGATACCACCTTGAAATTATTCTTACATTACCACTTTAGACAAGTGGAATGAGAAATGATGCCCTTAAAATAATaacctaaattttctttttttcccagaaaaaaaatcttatctgaCTCCTAACAGACTATACAAAGTGTATATCACACTTAAACAACTCTAACAGGAGGGGCACATACAGCTCACtttcaatttt
The nucleotide sequence above comes from Eulemur rufifrons isolate Redbay chromosome 1, OSU_ERuf_1, whole genome shotgun sequence. Encoded proteins:
- the FAM237A gene encoding protein FAM237A, with translation MANPGNRGGIHCSLSLTCSLLIVGMCCVSPFFCHSQTDLLALNQADPQCWESSSMLLLEMWKPRISNTVLGFWDFMIYLKSSENLKHGALFWDLSQLFWDIYVDCVLSRNHGLGRRQLAAEEEKISAVQPQNTGSKQGIHFQLLRTPFLKKKELIEDLINMHVRRSGSRFIGKVNLETKRK